A DNA window from Castanea sativa cultivar Marrone di Chiusa Pesio chromosome 7, ASM4071231v1 contains the following coding sequences:
- the LOC142642042 gene encoding uncharacterized protein LOC142642042 isoform X3, which translates to MFRKLRWLIGLNYGNWSAKRLLPTPPPPPPPPQQQQQQQQQLPTIDATHEIAIYIHRFHNLDLYQKGWYRIKVTVRWEGNENTYPGTPARVVQYEVAAPELSSDNFHGGWGIDDIDNSFSTQPFLIIDARQDVFLSVLISFNLALGKNEGPSTSAVILKFELMYAPILNIRPELQASLEPCSVAVHEFRIPPNALLGMHAYCPVHFDASHAVLVDISVHVSLLRTGSYVPPLKVPSATWAVEDDNGQDFDGSNKALGQKASGDFKEIMLVKALVAARDILFEDLQKISKAIEQEIDLTDLIFNLDNKNLCSSLLQADLDMEIGEVSRKLSGKPQNSIEKAGGSINFQSEKLLQSLPQDYLFSFYYMLGNQVLFLWNAFLKFHRVNKTKILELLRDAWANDRRAEWSIWMVYSKVEMPHGPIQYMSHKSSSYHSVNGKSLSLRKLTDAVNPANAAAMRAELHRQSIAHMGINNQSLQDMRLYGDPLHMPIVIVEHIINAPLRTTSLNSYFNHLGQKDTHSVLTGPSFKAMSRSFRASPQQDGPVLKIVVFVHGFQGHHLDLRLVRNQWLQIDPEIEFLMSEANEDKTFGELGEMGFRLAQEVISFLKKKMDKASRCGSSRSIRLSFVGHSIGNLIIRTALAESVMEPYLRNLYTYLSISGPHLGYLYSSNSLFNSGLWLLKKLKGAQCIHQLTLTDNPDLHNTFLYKLCKKRTLQNFRNVILLSSPQDGYVPYHSARIEMCPAASLDSKKSSVFMEMLNNCLDQIRSPSSEHRVFMRCDVNFDTSLHGRNLNSFIGRAAHIEFLESDIFAR; encoded by the exons ATGTTTCGGAAACTTAGGTGGTTGATTGGTCTGAATTATGGAAATTGGTCAGCTAAGAGGTTGCtgccaacaccaccaccaccaccaccaccaccacaacaacaacaacaacagcagcagcaacTGCCTACTATTGATGCGACTCATGAAATCGCCATTTACATCCATAGGTTTCACAATCTCGACCTTTACCAAAAAGG ATGGTATAGGATTAAGGTAACAGTTAGATGGGAGGGCAATGAGAACACTTATCCGGGGACTCCAGCACGGGTTGTTCAATATGAAG TTGCAGCTCCTGAACTGAGTTCTGATAATTTCCATGGAGGTTGGGGGATTGATGATATAGACAATAGCTTTTCAACACAGCCTTTTCTGATCATAGATGCAAGACAGGATGTTTTTCTATCTGTCTTGATCTCATTCAACCTAGCCCTTGGTAAAAATGAG GGTCCATCCACGTCTGCtgttattttgaaatttgagcTAATGTATGCCCCCATATTGAACATCAG GCCTGAGTTGCAGGCTTCTCTAGAACCATGCTCTGTTGCTGTTCATGAATTCCGCATTCCTCCTAATGCTCTTCTGGGAATGCATGCTTATTGTCCTGTTCATTTTGATGCTTCCCATGCTGTCCTTGTTGATATAAGTGTACATGTCAGTTTACTGAGAACTGGTTCTTACGTCCCCCCACTGAAGGTACCCAG TGCAACTTGGGCTGTTGAAGATGATAATGGTCAAGATTTTGATGGGTCAAACAAG GCATTAGGTCAAAAAGCATCAGGAGATTTTAAAGAGATCATGCTTGTAAAAGCGTTGGTGGCTGCTCGTGATATACTTTTTGAAGATCTACAAAAGATTAGCAAAGCTATCGAACAAGAAATTGATTTGACCGATCTTATTTTCAATCTTGATAATAAAAATCTGTGTAGTTCTCTTCTGCAAGCAGATCTGGATATGGAAATTGGTGAAGTTTCACGGAAACTCTCTGGCAAGCCACAAAATAGTATTGAG AAAGCAGGTGGTAGTATTAACTTTCAAAGTGAGAAATTGCTCCAGTCCTTGCCTCAGGATTATCTGTTTAGCTTTTATTATATGCTGGGAAATCAAGTTTTGTTCTTATGGAACGCTTTTTTGAAGTTCCACAg AGTTAACAAAACAAAGATACTTGAATTACTACGTGATGCATGGGCTAATGATCGGAGAGCAGAATGGTCAATATGGATGGTTTACTCTAAGGTTGAGATGCCACATGGCCCTATTCAATACATGAGTCACAAGTCATCGTCTTACCACAGTGTCAATGGAAAATCTCTGAGTTTGCGGAAGTTAACTGATGCAGTAAAT CCTGCCAACGCTGCAGCTATGCGTGCTGAGCTTCATCGGCAAAGCATTGCACATATGGGG ATCAACAATCAATCACTTCAAGACATGCGTTTATATGGAGATCCTTTGCATATGCCTATTGTAATTGTTGAACATATCATCAATGCACCATTGCGTACTACCAGTTTAAATTCATACTTCAACCATTTGGGCCAAAAAGATACTCATTCTGTGCTCACTGGACCTAGCTTTAAGGCTATGAGCAGGTCATTTAGGGCTAGCCCTCAACAAGATGGTCCtgttttgaaaattgttgtCTTCGTGCATGGGTTTCAG GGACATCACCTGGATTTACGGCTTGTCAGGAATCAATGGCTTCAGATAGATCCCGAAATAGAGTTTCTGATGTCAGAGGCAAATGAAGACAAAACATTTGGAGAATTGGGAGAGATGGGTTTTAGGCTGGCTCAGGAAGTGATTTCTTtcctgaaaaagaaaatggataaAGCCTCAAGATGTGGTAGTTCAAGAAGCATCAGGCTTAGCTTTGTTGGTCATTCCATTGGAAACCTCATCATAAGAACTGCATTAGCTG agaGCGTCATGGAGCCATATCTAAGAAACTTGTATACGTATCTTTCTATATCTGGTCCACACTTGGGGTATCTGTACAGTTCAAACTCTTTATTTAACTCCGGGCTGTGGCTCTTGAAGAAGCTCAAGGGTGCACAATGCATCCATCAACTTACTCTCACAGATAATCCAGATCTCCACAACACTTTCTTATACAAACTCTGCAAG AAGAGGACACTGCAGAACTTCAGAAATGTAATTCTGTTATCTTCACCACAG GATGGATATGTTCCATATCATTCAGCTAGAATTGAAATGTGCCCAGCAGCTTCATTGGATTCCAAAAAAAGTAGTGTCTTCATGGAGATGCTGAATAATTGCTTGGACCAGATACGGAGTCCTTCATCTGAGCATCGAGTGTTCATGCGCTGTGATGTCAACTTTGATACCTCTTTGCATGGCAGGAACTTAAACTCCTTTATTGGACGTGCTGCTCATATTGAGTTCCTAGAGTCTGACATTTTTGCAAG GTGA
- the LOC142642042 gene encoding uncharacterized protein LOC142642042 isoform X2, whose translation MFRKLRWLIGLNYGNWSAKRLLPTPPPPPPPPQQQQQQQQQLPTIDATHEIAIYIHRFHNLDLYQKGIKVTVRWEGNENTYPGTPARVVQYEVAAPELSSDNFHGGWGIDDIDNSFSTQPFLIIDARQDVFLSVLISFNLALGKNEGPSTSAVILKFELMYAPILNIRPELQASLEPCSVAVHEFRIPPNALLGMHAYCPVHFDASHAVLVDISVHVSLLRTGSYVPPLKVPSATWAVEDDNGQDFDGSNKALGQKASGDFKEIMLVKALVAARDILFEDLQKISKAIEQEIDLTDLIFNLDNKNLCSSLLQADLDMEIGEVSRKLSGKPQNSIEKAGGSINFQSEKLLQSLPQDYLFSFYYMLGNQVLFLWNAFLKFHRVNKTKILELLRDAWANDRRAEWSIWMVYSKVEMPHGPIQYMSHKSSSYHSVNGKSLSLRKLTDAVNPANAAAMRAELHRQSIAHMGINNQSLQDMRLYGDPLHMPIVIVEHIINAPLRTTSLNSYFNHLGQKDTHSVLTGPSFKAMSRSFRASPQQDGPVLKIVVFVHGFQGHHLDLRLVRNQWLQIDPEIEFLMSEANEDKTFGELGEMGFRLAQEVISFLKKKMDKASRCGSSRSIRLSFVGHSIGNLIIRTALAESVMEPYLRNLYTYLSISGPHLGYLYSSNSLFNSGLWLLKKLKGAQCIHQLTLTDNPDLHNTFLYKLCKKRTLQNFRNVILLSSPQDGYVPYHSARIEMCPAASLDSKKSSVFMEMLNNCLDQIRSPSSEHRVFMRCDVNFDTSLHGRNLNSFIGRAAHIEFLESDIFARFIMWSFADLFH comes from the exons ATGTTTCGGAAACTTAGGTGGTTGATTGGTCTGAATTATGGAAATTGGTCAGCTAAGAGGTTGCtgccaacaccaccaccaccaccaccaccaccacaacaacaacaacaacagcagcagcaacTGCCTACTATTGATGCGACTCATGAAATCGCCATTTACATCCATAGGTTTCACAATCTCGACCTTTACCAAAAAGG GATTAAGGTAACAGTTAGATGGGAGGGCAATGAGAACACTTATCCGGGGACTCCAGCACGGGTTGTTCAATATGAAG TTGCAGCTCCTGAACTGAGTTCTGATAATTTCCATGGAGGTTGGGGGATTGATGATATAGACAATAGCTTTTCAACACAGCCTTTTCTGATCATAGATGCAAGACAGGATGTTTTTCTATCTGTCTTGATCTCATTCAACCTAGCCCTTGGTAAAAATGAG GGTCCATCCACGTCTGCtgttattttgaaatttgagcTAATGTATGCCCCCATATTGAACATCAG GCCTGAGTTGCAGGCTTCTCTAGAACCATGCTCTGTTGCTGTTCATGAATTCCGCATTCCTCCTAATGCTCTTCTGGGAATGCATGCTTATTGTCCTGTTCATTTTGATGCTTCCCATGCTGTCCTTGTTGATATAAGTGTACATGTCAGTTTACTGAGAACTGGTTCTTACGTCCCCCCACTGAAGGTACCCAG TGCAACTTGGGCTGTTGAAGATGATAATGGTCAAGATTTTGATGGGTCAAACAAG GCATTAGGTCAAAAAGCATCAGGAGATTTTAAAGAGATCATGCTTGTAAAAGCGTTGGTGGCTGCTCGTGATATACTTTTTGAAGATCTACAAAAGATTAGCAAAGCTATCGAACAAGAAATTGATTTGACCGATCTTATTTTCAATCTTGATAATAAAAATCTGTGTAGTTCTCTTCTGCAAGCAGATCTGGATATGGAAATTGGTGAAGTTTCACGGAAACTCTCTGGCAAGCCACAAAATAGTATTGAG AAAGCAGGTGGTAGTATTAACTTTCAAAGTGAGAAATTGCTCCAGTCCTTGCCTCAGGATTATCTGTTTAGCTTTTATTATATGCTGGGAAATCAAGTTTTGTTCTTATGGAACGCTTTTTTGAAGTTCCACAg AGTTAACAAAACAAAGATACTTGAATTACTACGTGATGCATGGGCTAATGATCGGAGAGCAGAATGGTCAATATGGATGGTTTACTCTAAGGTTGAGATGCCACATGGCCCTATTCAATACATGAGTCACAAGTCATCGTCTTACCACAGTGTCAATGGAAAATCTCTGAGTTTGCGGAAGTTAACTGATGCAGTAAAT CCTGCCAACGCTGCAGCTATGCGTGCTGAGCTTCATCGGCAAAGCATTGCACATATGGGG ATCAACAATCAATCACTTCAAGACATGCGTTTATATGGAGATCCTTTGCATATGCCTATTGTAATTGTTGAACATATCATCAATGCACCATTGCGTACTACCAGTTTAAATTCATACTTCAACCATTTGGGCCAAAAAGATACTCATTCTGTGCTCACTGGACCTAGCTTTAAGGCTATGAGCAGGTCATTTAGGGCTAGCCCTCAACAAGATGGTCCtgttttgaaaattgttgtCTTCGTGCATGGGTTTCAG GGACATCACCTGGATTTACGGCTTGTCAGGAATCAATGGCTTCAGATAGATCCCGAAATAGAGTTTCTGATGTCAGAGGCAAATGAAGACAAAACATTTGGAGAATTGGGAGAGATGGGTTTTAGGCTGGCTCAGGAAGTGATTTCTTtcctgaaaaagaaaatggataaAGCCTCAAGATGTGGTAGTTCAAGAAGCATCAGGCTTAGCTTTGTTGGTCATTCCATTGGAAACCTCATCATAAGAACTGCATTAGCTG agaGCGTCATGGAGCCATATCTAAGAAACTTGTATACGTATCTTTCTATATCTGGTCCACACTTGGGGTATCTGTACAGTTCAAACTCTTTATTTAACTCCGGGCTGTGGCTCTTGAAGAAGCTCAAGGGTGCACAATGCATCCATCAACTTACTCTCACAGATAATCCAGATCTCCACAACACTTTCTTATACAAACTCTGCAAG AAGAGGACACTGCAGAACTTCAGAAATGTAATTCTGTTATCTTCACCACAG GATGGATATGTTCCATATCATTCAGCTAGAATTGAAATGTGCCCAGCAGCTTCATTGGATTCCAAAAAAAGTAGTGTCTTCATGGAGATGCTGAATAATTGCTTGGACCAGATACGGAGTCCTTCATCTGAGCATCGAGTGTTCATGCGCTGTGATGTCAACTTTGATACCTCTTTGCATGGCAGGAACTTAAACTCCTTTATTGGACGTGCTGCTCATATTGAGTTCCTAGAGTCTGACATTTTTGCAAGGTTCATAATGTGGTCTTTCGCTGATCTATTTCATTGA
- the LOC142642042 gene encoding uncharacterized protein LOC142642042 isoform X5: protein MFRKLRWLIGLNYGNWSAKRLLPTPPPPPPPPQQQQQQQQQLPTIDATHEIAIYIHRFHNLDLYQKGWYRIKVTVRWEGNENTYPGTPARVVQYEVAAPELSSDNFHGGWGIDDIDNSFSTQPFLIIDARQDVFLSVLISFNLALGKNEGPSTSAVILKFELMYAPILNIRPELQASLEPCSVAVHEFRIPPNALLGMHAYCPVHFDASHAVLVDISVHVSLLRTGSYVPPLKVPSATWAVEDDNGQDFDGSNKALGQKASGDFKEIMLVKALVAARDILFEDLQKISKAIEQEIDLTDLIFNLDNKNLCSSLLQADLDMEIGEVSRKLSGKPQNSIEKAGGSINFQSEKLLQSLPQDYLFSFYYMLGNQVLFLWNAFLKFHRVNKTKILELLRDAWANDRRAEWSIWMVYSKVEMPHGPIQYMSHKSSSYHSVNGKSLSLRKLTDAVNGHHLDLRLVRNQWLQIDPEIEFLMSEANEDKTFGELGEMGFRLAQEVISFLKKKMDKASRCGSSRSIRLSFVGHSIGNLIIRTALAESVMEPYLRNLYTYLSISGPHLGYLYSSNSLFNSGLWLLKKLKGAQCIHQLTLTDNPDLHNTFLYKLCKKRTLQNFRNVILLSSPQDGYVPYHSARIEMCPAASLDSKKSSVFMEMLNNCLDQIRSPSSEHRVFMRCDVNFDTSLHGRNLNSFIGRAAHIEFLESDIFARFIMWSFADLFH, encoded by the exons ATGTTTCGGAAACTTAGGTGGTTGATTGGTCTGAATTATGGAAATTGGTCAGCTAAGAGGTTGCtgccaacaccaccaccaccaccaccaccaccacaacaacaacaacaacagcagcagcaacTGCCTACTATTGATGCGACTCATGAAATCGCCATTTACATCCATAGGTTTCACAATCTCGACCTTTACCAAAAAGG ATGGTATAGGATTAAGGTAACAGTTAGATGGGAGGGCAATGAGAACACTTATCCGGGGACTCCAGCACGGGTTGTTCAATATGAAG TTGCAGCTCCTGAACTGAGTTCTGATAATTTCCATGGAGGTTGGGGGATTGATGATATAGACAATAGCTTTTCAACACAGCCTTTTCTGATCATAGATGCAAGACAGGATGTTTTTCTATCTGTCTTGATCTCATTCAACCTAGCCCTTGGTAAAAATGAG GGTCCATCCACGTCTGCtgttattttgaaatttgagcTAATGTATGCCCCCATATTGAACATCAG GCCTGAGTTGCAGGCTTCTCTAGAACCATGCTCTGTTGCTGTTCATGAATTCCGCATTCCTCCTAATGCTCTTCTGGGAATGCATGCTTATTGTCCTGTTCATTTTGATGCTTCCCATGCTGTCCTTGTTGATATAAGTGTACATGTCAGTTTACTGAGAACTGGTTCTTACGTCCCCCCACTGAAGGTACCCAG TGCAACTTGGGCTGTTGAAGATGATAATGGTCAAGATTTTGATGGGTCAAACAAG GCATTAGGTCAAAAAGCATCAGGAGATTTTAAAGAGATCATGCTTGTAAAAGCGTTGGTGGCTGCTCGTGATATACTTTTTGAAGATCTACAAAAGATTAGCAAAGCTATCGAACAAGAAATTGATTTGACCGATCTTATTTTCAATCTTGATAATAAAAATCTGTGTAGTTCTCTTCTGCAAGCAGATCTGGATATGGAAATTGGTGAAGTTTCACGGAAACTCTCTGGCAAGCCACAAAATAGTATTGAG AAAGCAGGTGGTAGTATTAACTTTCAAAGTGAGAAATTGCTCCAGTCCTTGCCTCAGGATTATCTGTTTAGCTTTTATTATATGCTGGGAAATCAAGTTTTGTTCTTATGGAACGCTTTTTTGAAGTTCCACAg AGTTAACAAAACAAAGATACTTGAATTACTACGTGATGCATGGGCTAATGATCGGAGAGCAGAATGGTCAATATGGATGGTTTACTCTAAGGTTGAGATGCCACATGGCCCTATTCAATACATGAGTCACAAGTCATCGTCTTACCACAGTGTCAATGGAAAATCTCTGAGTTTGCGGAAGTTAACTGATGCAGTAAAT GGACATCACCTGGATTTACGGCTTGTCAGGAATCAATGGCTTCAGATAGATCCCGAAATAGAGTTTCTGATGTCAGAGGCAAATGAAGACAAAACATTTGGAGAATTGGGAGAGATGGGTTTTAGGCTGGCTCAGGAAGTGATTTCTTtcctgaaaaagaaaatggataaAGCCTCAAGATGTGGTAGTTCAAGAAGCATCAGGCTTAGCTTTGTTGGTCATTCCATTGGAAACCTCATCATAAGAACTGCATTAGCTG agaGCGTCATGGAGCCATATCTAAGAAACTTGTATACGTATCTTTCTATATCTGGTCCACACTTGGGGTATCTGTACAGTTCAAACTCTTTATTTAACTCCGGGCTGTGGCTCTTGAAGAAGCTCAAGGGTGCACAATGCATCCATCAACTTACTCTCACAGATAATCCAGATCTCCACAACACTTTCTTATACAAACTCTGCAAG AAGAGGACACTGCAGAACTTCAGAAATGTAATTCTGTTATCTTCACCACAG GATGGATATGTTCCATATCATTCAGCTAGAATTGAAATGTGCCCAGCAGCTTCATTGGATTCCAAAAAAAGTAGTGTCTTCATGGAGATGCTGAATAATTGCTTGGACCAGATACGGAGTCCTTCATCTGAGCATCGAGTGTTCATGCGCTGTGATGTCAACTTTGATACCTCTTTGCATGGCAGGAACTTAAACTCCTTTATTGGACGTGCTGCTCATATTGAGTTCCTAGAGTCTGACATTTTTGCAAGGTTCATAATGTGGTCTTTCGCTGATCTATTTCATTGA
- the LOC142642042 gene encoding uncharacterized protein LOC142642042 isoform X1: MFRKLRWLIGLNYGNWSAKRLLPTPPPPPPPPQQQQQQQQQLPTIDATHEIAIYIHRFHNLDLYQKGWYRIKVTVRWEGNENTYPGTPARVVQYEVAAPELSSDNFHGGWGIDDIDNSFSTQPFLIIDARQDVFLSVLISFNLALGKNEGPSTSAVILKFELMYAPILNIRPELQASLEPCSVAVHEFRIPPNALLGMHAYCPVHFDASHAVLVDISVHVSLLRTGSYVPPLKVPSATWAVEDDNGQDFDGSNKALGQKASGDFKEIMLVKALVAARDILFEDLQKISKAIEQEIDLTDLIFNLDNKNLCSSLLQADLDMEIGEVSRKLSGKPQNSIEKAGGSINFQSEKLLQSLPQDYLFSFYYMLGNQVLFLWNAFLKFHRVNKTKILELLRDAWANDRRAEWSIWMVYSKVEMPHGPIQYMSHKSSSYHSVNGKSLSLRKLTDAVNPANAAAMRAELHRQSIAHMGINNQSLQDMRLYGDPLHMPIVIVEHIINAPLRTTSLNSYFNHLGQKDTHSVLTGPSFKAMSRSFRASPQQDGPVLKIVVFVHGFQGHHLDLRLVRNQWLQIDPEIEFLMSEANEDKTFGELGEMGFRLAQEVISFLKKKMDKASRCGSSRSIRLSFVGHSIGNLIIRTALAESVMEPYLRNLYTYLSISGPHLGYLYSSNSLFNSGLWLLKKLKGAQCIHQLTLTDNPDLHNTFLYKLCKKRTLQNFRNVILLSSPQDGYVPYHSARIEMCPAASLDSKKSSVFMEMLNNCLDQIRSPSSEHRVFMRCDVNFDTSLHGRNLNSFIGRAAHIEFLESDIFARFIMWSFADLFH, encoded by the exons ATGTTTCGGAAACTTAGGTGGTTGATTGGTCTGAATTATGGAAATTGGTCAGCTAAGAGGTTGCtgccaacaccaccaccaccaccaccaccaccacaacaacaacaacaacagcagcagcaacTGCCTACTATTGATGCGACTCATGAAATCGCCATTTACATCCATAGGTTTCACAATCTCGACCTTTACCAAAAAGG ATGGTATAGGATTAAGGTAACAGTTAGATGGGAGGGCAATGAGAACACTTATCCGGGGACTCCAGCACGGGTTGTTCAATATGAAG TTGCAGCTCCTGAACTGAGTTCTGATAATTTCCATGGAGGTTGGGGGATTGATGATATAGACAATAGCTTTTCAACACAGCCTTTTCTGATCATAGATGCAAGACAGGATGTTTTTCTATCTGTCTTGATCTCATTCAACCTAGCCCTTGGTAAAAATGAG GGTCCATCCACGTCTGCtgttattttgaaatttgagcTAATGTATGCCCCCATATTGAACATCAG GCCTGAGTTGCAGGCTTCTCTAGAACCATGCTCTGTTGCTGTTCATGAATTCCGCATTCCTCCTAATGCTCTTCTGGGAATGCATGCTTATTGTCCTGTTCATTTTGATGCTTCCCATGCTGTCCTTGTTGATATAAGTGTACATGTCAGTTTACTGAGAACTGGTTCTTACGTCCCCCCACTGAAGGTACCCAG TGCAACTTGGGCTGTTGAAGATGATAATGGTCAAGATTTTGATGGGTCAAACAAG GCATTAGGTCAAAAAGCATCAGGAGATTTTAAAGAGATCATGCTTGTAAAAGCGTTGGTGGCTGCTCGTGATATACTTTTTGAAGATCTACAAAAGATTAGCAAAGCTATCGAACAAGAAATTGATTTGACCGATCTTATTTTCAATCTTGATAATAAAAATCTGTGTAGTTCTCTTCTGCAAGCAGATCTGGATATGGAAATTGGTGAAGTTTCACGGAAACTCTCTGGCAAGCCACAAAATAGTATTGAG AAAGCAGGTGGTAGTATTAACTTTCAAAGTGAGAAATTGCTCCAGTCCTTGCCTCAGGATTATCTGTTTAGCTTTTATTATATGCTGGGAAATCAAGTTTTGTTCTTATGGAACGCTTTTTTGAAGTTCCACAg AGTTAACAAAACAAAGATACTTGAATTACTACGTGATGCATGGGCTAATGATCGGAGAGCAGAATGGTCAATATGGATGGTTTACTCTAAGGTTGAGATGCCACATGGCCCTATTCAATACATGAGTCACAAGTCATCGTCTTACCACAGTGTCAATGGAAAATCTCTGAGTTTGCGGAAGTTAACTGATGCAGTAAAT CCTGCCAACGCTGCAGCTATGCGTGCTGAGCTTCATCGGCAAAGCATTGCACATATGGGG ATCAACAATCAATCACTTCAAGACATGCGTTTATATGGAGATCCTTTGCATATGCCTATTGTAATTGTTGAACATATCATCAATGCACCATTGCGTACTACCAGTTTAAATTCATACTTCAACCATTTGGGCCAAAAAGATACTCATTCTGTGCTCACTGGACCTAGCTTTAAGGCTATGAGCAGGTCATTTAGGGCTAGCCCTCAACAAGATGGTCCtgttttgaaaattgttgtCTTCGTGCATGGGTTTCAG GGACATCACCTGGATTTACGGCTTGTCAGGAATCAATGGCTTCAGATAGATCCCGAAATAGAGTTTCTGATGTCAGAGGCAAATGAAGACAAAACATTTGGAGAATTGGGAGAGATGGGTTTTAGGCTGGCTCAGGAAGTGATTTCTTtcctgaaaaagaaaatggataaAGCCTCAAGATGTGGTAGTTCAAGAAGCATCAGGCTTAGCTTTGTTGGTCATTCCATTGGAAACCTCATCATAAGAACTGCATTAGCTG agaGCGTCATGGAGCCATATCTAAGAAACTTGTATACGTATCTTTCTATATCTGGTCCACACTTGGGGTATCTGTACAGTTCAAACTCTTTATTTAACTCCGGGCTGTGGCTCTTGAAGAAGCTCAAGGGTGCACAATGCATCCATCAACTTACTCTCACAGATAATCCAGATCTCCACAACACTTTCTTATACAAACTCTGCAAG AAGAGGACACTGCAGAACTTCAGAAATGTAATTCTGTTATCTTCACCACAG GATGGATATGTTCCATATCATTCAGCTAGAATTGAAATGTGCCCAGCAGCTTCATTGGATTCCAAAAAAAGTAGTGTCTTCATGGAGATGCTGAATAATTGCTTGGACCAGATACGGAGTCCTTCATCTGAGCATCGAGTGTTCATGCGCTGTGATGTCAACTTTGATACCTCTTTGCATGGCAGGAACTTAAACTCCTTTATTGGACGTGCTGCTCATATTGAGTTCCTAGAGTCTGACATTTTTGCAAGGTTCATAATGTGGTCTTTCGCTGATCTATTTCATTGA